In one Drosophila pseudoobscura strain MV-25-SWS-2005 chromosome X, UCI_Dpse_MV25, whole genome shotgun sequence genomic region, the following are encoded:
- the LOC117184753 gene encoding uncharacterized protein encodes MLLVLPLTIQYIRTEHVANEFSGLDPRIFDSGNLLKPHHHEPAMTANHTPPNQTLGFSLETQGFATNRVVSKHYRGVVETDRAQSQPDRTVFQHDRSAPLARSEPNKPS; translated from the exons ATGCTATTGGTCCtgccactaaccatacagtatatacgcACCGAACATGTCGCAAACGAATTTTCTGGATTAGATCCTAGGATCTTCGACTCTGGCAATCTGCTAAAACCGCATCATCATGAGCCAGCCATGACGGCCAATCATACGCCGCCGAATCAAACACTGGGCTTCAGCCTCGAGacgc agggCTTTGCCACAAATCGAGTCGTATCCAAGCATTACCGAGGCGTCGTCGAGACAGACCGAGCACaatcccagccagacagaacCGTATTCCAGCATGACAGGAGCGCACCCCTTGCAAGATCCGAACCCAACAAGCCATCGTAA